The following are encoded together in the Vigna angularis cultivar LongXiaoDou No.4 chromosome 9, ASM1680809v1, whole genome shotgun sequence genome:
- the LOC108347635 gene encoding putative pentatricopeptide repeat-containing protein At3g47840: MRLFLKHFNLFHRDIWLHSRYVSSLALALRPPFSGNSKAALFSRNLDSPLSCSTPGTATEFIQRAKREQLAPIVYSVHNMIEVNAEMKQLVKQGQLCKARNMFEKMDHRDEVSWTTLIGGYVNASDSYEALFLFSNMWVQPELQIDQFMISVALKACALGVNICLGELLHGFSVKSGLITSVFVSSALIDMYMKVGNIEEGCRVFEKMMAKNVVSWTAIIAGLVHAGYSAEGLWYFSEMWRSKVGYDSHTFSIALKASADLSFLHHGKAIHTQTIKQGFDESSFVINTLATMYNKCGKPDYVVRLFEKMRMPDVVSWTNLITTYVQVGEEEHAVEVFKRMRKSDVPPNKFTFAAIISACANLAIAKWGEQIHGHVFRLGFVDALSVANSIITLYSKCGLLTSASLVFRGITRKDIISWSTIIAVYSQGGYAKEAFDYLSWMRREGPKPNEFAISSILSVCGSMALLEQGKQLHAHLLCIGIDHEAMVHSALISMYSKCGSVQDASKIFDSLKMNDIISWTAMINGYAEHGYSLEAIDLFEKISRVGLKPDYVTFIGVLTACSHAGMVDLGLFYFLKMTNEYKISPSKEHYGCIIDLLCRAGQLSEAEHIIRTMPFHIDDVVWSTLLRACREHGDVDRGRWTAEQLLRLDPNSAGTHITLANIYAAKGRWKEVADIRKLMKSKGVIKERGWSWINVNDHLNAFVAGDQAHPQSEHITTILELLRANIGDALLEIRSLHEDVEV; the protein is encoded by the exons ATGCGCCTTTTCCTCAAACACTTTAACCTCTTCCACCGAGACATTTGGCTTCATTCTCGTTATGTTTCTTCGCTTGCTCTCGCACTTCGCCCACCATTTTCTGGCAATTCAAAGGCGGCCCTATTCTCAAGGAACCTCGACTCACCTCTCAGTTGTTCCACTCCAG GAACTGCCACTGAATTTATCCAGCGGGCAAAACGAGAACAGCTAGCTCCAATTGTCTATTCTGTTCATAATATGATTGAAGTTAACGCTGAAATGAAGCAATTAGTGAAACAGGGACAACTTTGTAAAGCTAGGAATATGTTTGAGAAAATGGATCACAGAGATGAGGTTTCGTGGACTACATTAATAGGTGGTTATGTCAATGCCTCAGATTCATACGAAGCTTTGTTCCTGTTCTCAAATATGTGGGTCCAGCCTGAACTTCAAATAGATCAATTCATGATTAGTGTTGCACTCAAGGCATGTGCACTTGGTGTCAATATTTGCCTTGGAGAATTACTACATGGATTTTCAGTTAAATCTGGTTTGATAACCTCAGTGTTTGTCAGCAGTGCCCTGATAGATATGTACATGAAAGTAGGAAATATAGAAGAAGGTTGCAGAGTCTTTGAAAAAATGATGGCTAAAAATGTAGTATCATGGACAGCCATTATTGCAGGGCTTGTACATGCGGGTTACAGTGCGGAGGGACTGTGGTACTTTTCTGAAATGTGGAGATCAAAAGTGGGCTATGATTCACATACATTTTCCATTGCTCTAAAAGCTTCTGCTGATTTGAGTTTTTTACATCATGGGAAAGctatacacacacaaacaatAAAACAAGGATTTGATGAGAGCTCATTTGTGATTAATACTCTAGCAACCATGTATAATAAATGTGGAAAACCAGATTATGTCGTGCGATTGTTTGAAAAAATGAGGATGCCAGATGTAGTTTCATGGACAAATCTTATTACGACATATGTGCAGGTGGGTGAAGAGGAACATGCAGTGGAAGTATTTAAAAGAATGAGAAAATCAGATGTCCCTCCTAATAAATTCACTTTTGCAGCCATAATTTCTGCCTGTGCAAATCTTGCTATTGCTAAATGGGGGGAACAAATACATGGTCATGTATTCCGTCTTGGTTTTGTTGATGCTTTGTCAGTGGCAAATTCCATCATCACCCTTTATTCAAAATGTGGGCTGTTGACTTCAGCTTCATTAGTGTTTCGTGGTATAACTAGAAAGGATATTATATCTTGGAGCACTATAATTGCTGTTTATTCTCAAGGAGGTTATGCAAAAGAAGCTTTTGACTATCTATCATGGATGAGAAGGGAAGGGCCAAAACCGAATGAATTTGCTATTTCTAGCATACTGAGTGTTTGTGGAAGCATGGCACTTCTTGAGCAAGGGAAACAGTTGCATGCACATTTACTTTGCATTGGCATAGATCATGAAGCAATGGTTCATAGTGCTCTTATTAGTATGTATTCAAAATGTGGAAGTGTACAAGATGCGTCAAAAATCTTTGACAGTTTGAAAATGAATGACATTATATCATGGACAGCCATGATTAATGGATATGCTGAACATGGTTATAGCCTAGAGGCCATTGACTTGTTTGAGAAGATTTCTAGAGTTGGTTTAAAGCCAGACTACGTGACATTCATCGGGGTTCTGACCGCATGTAGCCATGCTGGAATGGTTGATCTTGGTCTCTTCTATTTTTTGAAAATGACTAATGAGTACAAGATCAGTCCTTCAAAAGAACACTATGGTTGCATCATTGACCTTCTCTGCAGAGCAGGGCAATTGAGTGAAGCTGAGCACATAATACGAACTATGCCATTCCATATTGATGATGTTGTGTGGTCTACCTTACTCAGGGCATGTAGAGAGCATGGAGATGTTGACCGTGGAAGATGGACAGCTGAACAGTTGCTTCGGTTAGATCCAAATTCAGCTGGAACTCATATTACTCTGGCTAACATATATGCTGCCAAGGGGAGATGGAAGGAAGTTGCAGATATAAGAAAGTTAATGAAGTCAAAGGGAGTAATAAAGGAAAGAGGATGGTCTTGGATTAATGTCAATGATCATTTAAATGCATTTGTTGCTGGGGATCAGGCTCATCCACAAAGTGAACATATCACAACCATTCTAGAATTATTGAGAGCAAATATAGGAGATGCTCTGCTGGAAATAAGATCTCTTCATGAAGATGTTGAGGTTTAG
- the LOC108347652 gene encoding transcription factor AS1: MSDLHLEMKERQRWRAEEDALLRSYVKQYGPREWNLVSQRMNTPLNRDAKSCLERWKNYLKPGIKKGSLTEEEQRLVIRLQAKYGNKWKKIAAEVPGRTAKRLGKWWEVFKEKQQREKKELNRIPDPSNNSKYEHILESFAEKLVKEQHPSPSFVMTASDGTFLRTDTPAPASTLLPSWLSNSSSAAAAAGPSSLSVTLSLSSATVAAAPFSWLQPDRGPDIAPFALGNIPAFSENMLISQMLEHCKELEEGHRALSAHKKEAVWRLSRVELQLESEKASRRREKMEEFEAKIKVLQEEERAALSRIEAEYRDELAALKRDAENKEQKLAEQWAAKHLQLTRLLEQIGCRAGHLEPNTG; the protein is encoded by the coding sequence ATGTCGGATTTGCatttggaaatgaaagagaGGCAACGTTGGAGAGCTGAAGAGGATGCTTTATTACGTTCTTATGTCAAACAGTATGGTCCTAGGGAATGGAATCTTGTTTCTCAACGCATGAACACCCCTCTCAACAGGGATGCAAAGTCATGCTTAGAAAGGTGGAAGAACTACCTCAAGCCTGGCATCAAGAAAGGATCTCTCACCGAAGAGGAGCAGCGCCTTGTAATCCGGCTTCAAGCAAAATACGGCAACAAATGGAAGAAAATTGCAGCAGAAGTTCCAGGTAGAACTGCCAAGAGGTTAGGCAAGTGGTGGGAAGTGTTCAAAGAGAAGCAAcaaagagagaagaaggagcTCAATAGAATCCCTGACCCCAGTAACAATAGCAAGTACGAGCACATACTTGAGAGTTTTGCAGAAAAACTAGTCAAGGAACAGCATCCTTCACCTTCATTTGTTATGACTGCTTCTGATGGGACATTTCTGCGTACTGATACACCAGCACCTGCATCAACCTTGCTTCCTTCTTGGCTTTCCAATTCAAGTagtgctgctgctgctgctggtCCAAGTTCCCTTTCTGTGACACTCAGTCTTTCTTCTGCAACAGTGGCTGCAGCTCCATTCTCATGGTTGCAACCTGATAGGGGACCAGACATTGCTCCTTTTGCTTTGGGGAATATACCAGCTTTCAGTGAAAATATGCTGATATCTCAGATGTTGGAGCACTGCAAAGAGCTGGAAGAAGGGCACCGAGCTTTGAGTGCTCACAAGAAGGAGGCAGTTTGGAGGTTAAGCCGAGTGGAGTTGCAGTTGGAGTCAGAGAAGGCGAGCCGAAGACGGGAGAAGATGGAAGAGTTTGAAGCTAAGATTAAGGTTCTTCAAGAAGAGGAGAGAGCTGCTTTGAGCAGAATTGAAGCAGAGTATAGAGACGAGTTAGCTGCATTGAAGAGAGATGCTGAAAACAAGGAACAAAAGTTGGCAGAACAATGGGCTGCAAAGCATTTGCAGCTTACTAGGTTGCTAGAGCAGATAGGATGCAGAGCAGGGCACCTTGAACCAAATACAGGATGA